The region AAATTAAGAAGGAGAATTTTTTATGTGTGGTATTATTGGATTTACCGGACACTTAAATTCGGCCGAGGTACTGCTTAAGGGACTCGGAGAATTAGAGTATCGCGGTTATGACAGTGCAGGAATTGCATGTTTTATGGACGGAGGAATTCGTATAATCAAATCCGTAGGAAAGGTAGCCGCATTGAAGGAAAAAGTTCCGGCTGCCTTTGTATCTTCTTGTGGTATTGGGCATACCCGATGGGCTACTCATGGTGGAGTATCCGAAGTAAATGCTCACCCACATTCCTGTGGAAAGGTTACTTTAATTCACAATGGTATTATTGAAAACTATCACGAGCTAGAACATGAGCTTAAACTCGGCGGACGCCAACCAAGTTCTCAAACAGATACCGAAATAGCTGCAATGCTTATCGATAGTTTATATTACGGTGATGCCTATCAAACGATTAAGGCAGCTGTTGACAAATTGGAAGGTGCTTACGCATTCTGTATCTTATTTTCAGATCAACCTGATGTAATCTACTGCATAAGAAAAGGCAGCCCACTTGTTGCCTGCAGCACAGAACAAGGTTCCGTAGTCGCTTCGGATATGGTAGCACTGCTCCGTTATTCGAAGGATTATTTCATATTGCCTGAATTTCATATCGCTAAGCTAACCAAGACTTCTATTACGCTTACCGATTTAAATGAGGAGCGCGTAGAACCAGAAATGCTAAGTGTTACTTGGGATATGTCTGCCGCTCAAAAGAATGGTTTTAAACACTACATGCTAAAAGAAATCTATGAACAACCAGAAGCAATTACGCGAACGATTGCTCCTAGAATCAAAAAGTATACAGGAGAAGATTCCAAAAAAGAATATCTTCTTCCAGATTTAACTTGTGATAATATTCCGGATTCCTTATTTTCTGATATCAATCGTATCATCATTACAGCATGCGGGACTGCTATGCATGCAGGATTGATGGGTAAAGTATTATTAGAACGCCTTCTACGTATTCCTGTAACCGTTGATATTGCATCAGAATTTCGTTATCAGGATCCAATTATGGACCGGAATACACTAGTAATTACAGTTTCACAATCCGGAGAAACTGCGGATACCTTAGCGGCATTAAGACTTGCTCATGAGATGGGAGCAAAAACTCTATCCATAGTAAATGTCAAAGGATCCGCTATAGCAAGAGAAAGCGACTATGTATTCTATACTCATGCAGGTCCAGAGATAGCAGTTGCAAGTACCAAAGCTTACACTGCTCAACTTTCTGCCTTTTATATCTTAGCTTTCCGTTTTGCATATGCAAAAGGTTGCCTTGCTAAGAATGAAGTATCGAATTATCTACAAAAATTGTATGATGTTGTACTGTCAATTGAAGAAGTATTAAAACAGGCTGACTACTTCAAAAAAATTAGCAAGGAACTTATCCATACAGAAAATCTATTTTTCATAGGGCGTGGTATGGATTCCGCTCTTGCTTGCGAGGGCTCTATTAAGCTAAAAGAAATTACCTATATTCATTCTGAAGCTTATGCTGCTGGTGAACTAAAACATGGTACTCTTTCCTTAATTACGGAAGGTATTCCTGTCATTGCATTAGCTACCCAGTCAAACGTATTATCGAAGATGGTTTCTAATATGAAAGAAGTACGTGCAAGAGGTGCTATGGTTATTTGTATTACAACTAAGGATGCAGTAATCGAAAGCTCCCTTTATGATTTTCGTATTGATATTCCGGCTACAGAGGATATTTTTGCTCCATATGCTGCAGCCGTTGCTTTACAGATGATCGCTTATTATACTTCTGCTTCCCGTGGTTTAGACGTTGATCAACCGCGTAATTTAGCAAAATCCGTGACAGTGGAATAAATTTTCGTTACATGAAAATTACGCTTCGCAAACTTTTCCTTGTTATATATAAAAGTGTTGATAATTAAAGTGAAGTGCACCTCCAGATGTTAGATAAAATATATCTATCATTTTGAGGTGCACTTCATTATTTTCATCTTTATCTATTTAACATCCTTTATATTTTAGCCTTTTATATCTAAACCTTTTATATCTTAACCTTTTATATTTTATCCCTTTATATCTTAAACCTTTATATTTTAGCCTTTTATATTTTATATCTCTTTTTACATGCTTATAATTGAATATCTTAATAACACTTCATCTAATATCATTCTATTACTTATTATTATATAAGAACATTTACATGTTTATCGTACCTATTATCCATTCGTTTCTCTTCTTTTTCTTCTATCTCAGAGTTATTCCTATACATGCGTTCTTTTGCTACTTTTGTTTCTTCTAATTTCTCTTTTAAAGAAATAGAATTTTTAGAATCCTTCTCCTGATTCTTCAACTCATCTTTTTGAGCATTCGCAAGCTCATTTAATTTTCCGAGTTTCTCACTCAATTTTATATCATTCTGGGATAATCTTTTTTTCGCTTCGGACACATTTTTAGTAAGACTCTTGCTAGCTCCACCTGACCTTGCCATGGATGATTTCAATTCTATGGAAGCGACCCTTAACTCTCCTTCTGTCTTTACTTTTAATCGTTTATGTATACCAACCTCCGACATAACATTGGATGCCTCTGTAAGAAATTTCTGATGTAACTGATTTCTATATTCCTCTTCTGTAATATCTTTATTATTGGATGCTGATTCTCTCTGTCTTTTTTCAATCTCTTTTTGGGCATTTTCTTTTTCTTGCTGCTGTAATTGCTGCTGCCTTAAAGCTATTTGACTTTTTATATCATCGATCTGTTCTTGTATTTCTTTTCTCTTTGCTAGTTTTTCTTCAGGTGTCATTTCTTCATTCGCACTCAATGAATTTAATTCTTCCTGATACCCTTTATACTGTTCTCTTAAGGACTCTAAGAATGAATCTCCCTGCTTATTAAAACTTAATTCTGCTGCATTAATGCTGCTTCTTTCTTCCTTGCTCTTATTAGATTCTTGTATTCCTAAACCATTTGTATATTGATTTTGCCCAAAAGCAAGTGATGAAGAATAAGAGTAACCTTGCGTAGCACCTATATTCATTTATAACACCTATCTTTCTCTCTTTAATTTCTGGTAACCAAATATAAACTATATCATACATATCGGCACCGTCTAGTAAAAATTAACCATTTTCAATAAAAACATAGGCGTTTTCATTATCTAAATATCCTATGTCGGATTTTTTATCGAATTTTAATTGTATTTTTTTATGTGTCTAACTATAATGAACTATTATGACAACTTAGATTTACTAAAAACAAGAAAAAGCTCGCTTTCTTTTTCTTGTCTTGAATAATTTGATACCTTAATAAATGTGAGAATGAATTAGAATATATTACAATATTTTATAGTAGGTACTATATGTTAACACACGTAGTTACTGCTATAGATAGGCGCTTTGGCGCTAGAATAGAGGTTATTATGCAAAAATTCAAAAATCTATCCCGAAAAAAGAAAATACGATATGGTATTTTGTCCGTCCTAATATTCTATCTAGTTTATGTTATCATCAGTGTTACCATCCCCTTCGCAAATCCACCAAAAGTTAGTGAAGAATTTAAGCAAAGTGTTAATTTAAACGCTTTTTATAGTGATACCATATCGGTAGATCGTGCTGCTATAGTGGAAACTAGTCAAGATGCGCTTGATGTTCGAATACATATGATTAATCAAGCCAAAGAAAAGATTGCAATTTCTTCTTTTTCCATAAAGCATGACCGCAGCTGTAAGGAAATTGCTAGTGCAGTCTTAGCTGCTGCTAATCGTGGTGTTAAAGTTCAAATTCTTGTAGATGGACTTACAGGTAATATCGATATGGGATCTGATCCAATTTATTATGCTCTTGGAACGCAGGAAAATGTTGAAATTCGCTATTATAATATTCTTAACTTATTAAAACCATGGACAGCAAATGGCAGACTACATGATAAATACCTTATTGTAGATGATTCTTTATTGCTCCTCGGGGGCAGAAATATCTCAAATTATTTTCTTGGTGAGTATAATACCAATGTCTTAAGCTATGATAGAGATATCCTCGTATATAATACTGCGGCTAAAACAAGTAGAAATGATGAAAGTGTTCTATCCCAAGTATGGAGTTATTTCGAAACAATTTGGAATGATAAGATGAGTGAACCGGTATTTGACCGGGTTCCAAGGTATAAGAACAATAAGGTTTCAAAGGCTTATGAAACTCTAGGTTCCATCTATCAGGACTTAAAAACATCCAGACCTCAGCTTTTTACCGAAGTTGATTATGTTCCATTAACTGTTCCAACAAATAAAGTTAGTTTAATTACAAATCCTATTCATATCATGGCAAAAGAACCTCATATCTGGTATCAGATGGCGGAGCTAATGAAAAATGCAGAGAAACGTGTTTATATTCAGTCTCCATATGCTGTCCTAGACTCAACTATGTATCAGGATATGAATGAAATCAGCAACAAGGTACCTGATTTTCGAATGCTCATTAACTCTACCGCTGGCGGCGATAATGTCATGGCATCTTCAGATTACACCTTCAATAAACGAAAAGTTATCAAAACAGGCGTGCAGATTTTTGAATTTCAAGGAGAACACTCCATGCACGATAAATCTATTTTAATTGACGATGACATATCTATTATAGGTTCCTTTAATGTTGATATGCGAAGTGCTTATCTGGATACCGAAGTAATGCTTGTCGTACATGGTACTGAGTTTAACAAACAATTAGAATCCTATATGTATGCGATGCAAGATAAGTCTCTTCCTGTACATGAAGATGCATCCTATGGAACCAACGGAAATGTCATTCCACTAAAAATTTCAACCGGTAAGAAGATGCTTTATAACATTACCTCTGCTGTATTTCAGTTATTTCGCTATTTATTATAGAGGTAAATAGTTTGGTTATATAGACTTTTAAAGGAATTAATCAATATATGATTTACGAAGCAAATGTATTAGCAAGCTAATTCACTTGTTATGGATAAGAAAACGAAGAGGAGTGAGATAACATCTCATTCCCCTTCGTTTTTATTATTTTTTATTATTATTTTTTTATTATTATTTTTTTATTATTTCTTTATTATTATTTTTTTTATATAATTAAGATAATAAACTTAAATTAATTGCTTCTAGTTATTATATCTTTTAACTCTTCTACTGAAAATTCATAGTTCGTATTGCAAAAATGACAATTTACTTCAATTGGCTTTTCATCGTCTATCATCTCTTGTAAATCTTTCTTTCCGATGCTTACAATAGCCTTCTCCACACGCTCTTTTGTACAGTTACAAGTAAACTTGGTTGGTATCTTATCTAAGATAGTAAGACCAAATTCTCCAAGTAACTCCTGTAAGATTTCTTCCGGTGTCATACCTTTATCTAACATCGAAGTGACTGAAGTAATTTCCCCAATCTTTTTTTCTAATTTCTCAATTACTTCTTCTTCTGCAAATGGTAATAACTGAATGATAAATCCACCTGCACATCGTACTGTATTATCACGATTCATCAATACTCCAAGTGCTACTGAGGATGGAACCTGCTCTGAGGTTGCAAAATAATAAGTCAAATCTTCTGCAATCTCACCTGTAACTAAATCAGTTTGTCCAACATATGGCTCCTTTAGTCCCATATCCTTAATCACACTAAGAACACCGATATCAAGTGCCTTACCAACATCTAATTTTCCTTTTGGACTAGGAGGAAGATTTACTACATTTTGATTCGCATAACCTTTCACATTTGCACCAGCATCTGCAGTAACAGTTAATCCACCAATTGGTCCACTACATGCAATCTTTAATGTTAAGAGATCTTTTTCTCCCTTCATCATACTACCCATCATTGCTCCACCAGTTAGTAATCTTCCAAGGGCTGCAGTTACAACAGGACTTGTGTTGTGAGCCTGTCTTGCAGTTTCAACGATTTCCGTTGAAATACAGGCGAATGCTCGTATCTGGCTATTTGCTGCGGTTGCACGTATTATATAATCGTTCATCATTTTCCTCATTTCTTCACTGTTTTTTTCTAATATTCAGTTTGTGATTTCAAATTATTATTATTTTACAAATAAAACTTATTCTCTTGTTTTTTCTCCCGTGCAATGATATAAATACGCTCACTTTCCTCGGATGGCGCATTCTTAGTCATTGCATCGTAAGCAGCCACATATTCCATTCCTGCTTCGATTAATAATGCTTTTATTTCCTCTAGCTCATAAGCTCTTTGATAATGAGTTTCCTCCCATCTTTGATAAAGATTACGTTCATAGAGTGAAGTTGTTGATTCTAACTCCTCATCCTCAAGCTCAATCTCCGTCTTTTTATAGATTGTAATATCATATTGATTGATTGCTTCTTTGTCATGATAAAAGTTTTCCCAGATAAAACTGCAATCTTCTCGATTCTCTGCAATTGTTGTCTCTCCAAGGATATCTCTGTATTTATGAATTGTGTTCATATCAAAAATAAATATTCCTTGTGGGTCTAAATAGTTATTCACTAAACGAAAGACTTGCTTAAGCTCCTCTGGTTTTGTAATATAGTTCATACTATCACAAATACTAACCACTGCAGAAACAGTTCCATATAACTCAAATTCTCTCATATCCTGATTCAGATATAAAATATCGTCAAAGGAATATCCTACATCCATATCTTTTTCTCTTGCAATTTCTAACATGTCTTCTGATAAATCTATTCCAATCATGTCATACCCGCGTTCAAATAATCTTCTGGTTATACTTCCAGTACCGCAACCGAGCTCTAGTACTAAACCATCCTTCACTCCGTACTCTTTTAATAAACCAGCAAGATACTCTGACCATTCCTCATAAGGAACATTATCCATAAATGTATCATAAACTTCAGCAAAACCTGTATATGCTTGCATTCTAGTTCTCCTCCCAGTAAAAGGGTATTCTATATCGCTATCGCTGCTTTCTCATTCCCTTTTGACACACATAGTATTTAAACAGGAGTTTTATTCCCTGCCAAAATCAGTCCCATCCCTAAAAAGCAGTTGATTTTCCAGATGACATCTTGATGTCATCTAATATCATCTTGATACCATCAAAACCATCAAAAAGGACTGAAGTAAAGTGGTATCAATATTTCATACCAAACTTTACAACAGCCCCTATTATAACATTATTCCATTGTTGCTTCAATGTATTCTAGAAAATGTAATCTATCATATATGTATTATTCCAATACAAAATTTCCTAATTATAATTTTGATTTTAATAATACATCCAAATAATTTTCTTAAGTACTTAATCTTACAGCATACGATATACTGGTTTTAGCGCTGGATACAACTCACGGAATACCTCATATTTCTTATTATACTTCTCCACCAAAGCTGGCTCTTGATGAATGGTATCTGTAACACGAATTAACTTATCTGCTGCCTCAGATACTGTCGCATAAGCACCGCAACCAACTGCTGCTAACATTGCTGCACCATATCCAGGTCCTTCTTCACAAGCTAATTTTTCAACTGTTACATCTAAGATATTAGCTACTAACTTACACCAGAGGTCACTCTTTGCTCCACCACCAATTAATCTGACACGTTCTACTGTAACACCAAAAGAACGAGCGATTTCAACTGCATCACGAAGTGCATATGTAACACCTTCTAAAACTGCAAGCGTCATATCTCCTCTTGTTGTATTCATTGACATACCAACAAATGCACCACGTGCTGATGGATCGTTATGAGGAGTTCTCTCTCCCATAAGGTATGGAAGGAAGTAAACTTCATTTTCTCCAAGTTCACCAATCTCTTGCTGTTCCTTTGCAAACTCTTTCGTTTTTAAGACATCTTCCATCCACCATTTATTTGCAGATGCTGCACATAACATACATCCAAGGAAGTGGTATTTACCGTTTGCATGAGCAAAAGAGTGAAGTGCATTATTTTCATCGACTGCAAAATTATCAGACGCAATAAATACTGTACCGGAGGTTCCAAGAGACACACTACACATACCATGTTCTATTGTTCCAGTACCAATTGCTCCTGCTGCGTTGTCACCAGCACCTGCAATAACCTTAACTTCAGTTGTAAGTCCTAATTCTTCTGCAGCGGTACTCGTAAGCGTTCCAACCACTTCATAGCTCTCATAAATATTTGCGAGTTGATTTTTCTGTATGCCTACAATTTCAATCATCTCATCGCTCCAACATTTATGTTCTACGTCAAATAATAACATACCAGACGCATCTGAAACATCCGTACAATGAACTCCAGTAAAACGATATGCAAGGTAATCCTTTGGTAACATGATTTTTGCTATTCGATTAAAGATGTCAGGCTCATGTTTTTTAACCCACAATAATTTGGGAGCAGTAAAACCAGTTAGTGCCATATTCGCTGTGTAGCGAGAGATTTTTTCTCTTCCAATTACATTATTTAAGTAATCGCATTCTTCTCCTGTTCTGCCATCGTTCCACAGAATTGCAGGTCTAAGTACTTCGTCATCACTATCTAAGATAACAAGTCCATGCATCTGTCCACCAAAACTAATTCCAGCAACTTCTTCATTCTTAATGTCACTAATTAATTCTTTGATTCCTGCAACGCTCTGACGATACCAATCCACTGGATTTTGTTCCGACCATCCAGTTTTCGGGAAGAATAAATCATATTCTTTTGATACTACCTTTGTAATTTCACCATTGTCCTTCATCAACACAAGCTTCACAGAAGAAGTTCCCAAATCCACACCAATATAATACATCTGCTACCTCCCATACACTTTATCTTATTTCAACTAGCTCTGCTAAGCGGTACCCAGAATCCGCTTCGCTACTTCCTCGTAACCTTACAGCAGCTTCGCAACTAACTCAGTGGCGCTCGAACATCCATTGAGATTAAGCTGTTGGCTCCGCTTAGAAGCGGAGGACATCTCCCGTAAGATTATATTGTTTATTTACTAAACAATATAATTATGGTATAATCATAACAATATACAAAACGAGTGTCAAGAGAGATTCTTACGGTTTCCTTGATAGAAATTGAAAGATCTGACACTTTAAAGAAAGGACGAAATTCTATCATGGTTTTAGGTAGTAAAGAACTTATACGAGATATTAATAGTAAGCTAGTGCTTGAAACTATTATACAAAATGAGCCTATCTCTCGTGCTGCTATCTCGAAGAAATTAGGACTTACCAAAGCCACTATTTCTGCTATCGTTAGTGATTTTATTAATGATAAATTAGTTGTGGAAATCGGAAGTGAAGATACGGGGCTCGGTCGTAAACCAATTCTATTAAGTTTTCATAAAAAAGCTGGTTATGCAATTTGCGTTGATATTGAAGTTTCTAGAATCTCCTGTATGATCTCAGATCTAAAAGGGGAACAGCGCAGTGTCAAACAAATCAAAACACCTTCAGAATCAAACTTAGTACCAGTGTTAATTGATCTCATACAATCTATGGAATCTGAATACGAAAAAACACCTTATGGTCTCATTGGTATTGCAATTGGTATCCATGGTGTTGTCCATCAAAACGAGGTATTATTTACCCCTTATTACAATTTAAATGGCATTAACCTCTCAGAACAATTAGGTAGCTATTTTGGTGTCCCTGTATTCTTGGAAAATGAAGCAAATCTTTCTGCACTAGGAGAGAAAGCTTATCTCCCAGAAACTTATACTTCACTTGCAAACCTTAGTATTCACTCTGGAGTAGGTTTAGGTATTATATTAAATAAACAATTATACACTGGATATCATGGAAATGCTGGTGAATTTGGTCATACTATCGTAGTTATGAATGGCCGTACCTGTCCTTGTGGAAATCAAGGCTGCCTCGAACAATATGCTTCGGAACGTGCGCTATTAAAAGAGTATAGTGAAGATGCTTCACTAGATGATTTGTTGTTAGCTTATGAGAAAAAAGAACCGAAGGCTATGGGAGTGATGGAGCATTTTGTAAACTACATGGCAGTTTGCGTGAATAATCTACAAAATACAATTAGCCCAGAGATTATCATCATTAATAGTGCATTTACCAATGCTTATCCGGAATTAGCTGAGATGATTGCAAAAAAAGTTAATAACAAGTTAGTTGATAAAATTCCATTGATAGCCTCCAACTTAAAAGATCATTCCATACTACTTGGTGGTATTACGGTATTGGTTAAAAACTTCCTTGGCATTAAAAATCTAAGCTTAGGAGTCAAGAATCCATCATAATGTATAACTAATATAGGTTTTATTATAAAATGGTTATTTTCCCTCTATTTCTTATATAGAGCTTATGATGTTTGATTCTAAATAGCCTCATTGTTATAACTAAAAGACGCATAAGAAATTTTAACATAAAGATCATATCTTCATGTTAGAATTACCTATGCGTCTTGTTTTAAATATTATTATAGTATTTCTAACGTTTCTTTTGATTCGAGCAATTCCGAACGGTCACAGATATAAGGTATGGCTTCTTTATGTATTACAATGTTTGCTTCCGTTGTAGTACCACCATATTCCCCATCTAAGGACCAAGGCATGTCACTTTCTGAAATAATCTTAACAGAATGGACACGATGATAATATATGTTCTTTCCAGTGAGTACATTATGCGCCAAATCATTGATGATACCACTTAGCTCAACCAGATTATTTGGCCTACGAATTAAGATTAATTCAAATAATCCATCATTTAGCAGTACTTTTGATCCAGTTATCCCCCGGAAACCGCCGATCGAATTCGAATTCGCTAACATGCCATAAATAAAATCATCCTCTAAGACTTCGTCCTCATGCTCAATGCGAAGATGGTAAACCTTAACGCTGTGAAGTTTACTGATACCACTTAAAATGTATGCCATACGACCAAGTACATTCTTAAAGTTTTGTGGAGTATCATAAGAAACATCTGTAAATAATCCAAATGCTGCTGTATAAGTAAAGTACGAATTATTCATTGACCCCACATCACATAATAAGGTAGCACCTTTTACAATGATTTCAGCAGCCTTCACCATGTTCTTTGGAATATTTAGACTATAGCCGAAGTCATTTGTTGTACCGGAAGGTATGTAGCCAACCGGTAACGAACAACCAACTTCCATAAGTCCTCCTACTACCTCATTCAAAGTTCCATCCCCACCAGAACATACAATGGCATCACATTCGTTTTTGGTTGCATATTCCTTTGCTATCTCTCTGGCATCCATTTTTTGTTTGGTTGGGTATATTACAATTTCACAATCTGTCCTTAAGAATATCTCTAGAATCTGTGAAAGCTTCGTACGTATTCTACCTCTACCTGCATTTGGATTATAGATAAATAACATCTTTCTTCGCATTTTATACGTCAACCTTTCTATTCTTCCTTGATTGTATCAATCATTTGCTTTTCCATAGCTTTTCTTTTTCTTGTCATGATACCACCGATACGGCCTGTTTCCTTTGCAGACAAAGACCCCCAGCCCTCACGAAGTACTTGATCAAAAAGTCCTAGTTCTTTTGCAATCTCATACTTCAACATATCTTCCGGTTTAACTTTTGACATATCAATTGGTTTTCTTATTTTTCCCATACAATATACTCCTTATTGTGTTGCAACACAAGGAAAATGTCAATCCCTAAAAGGTGTCATTTCCCCTATATTACTAATTACTGGGTACCTAATACCCTCTTGGAGTATATCCAATTTACCCTACAGTAAACATAATTTAGGGCTTTTTCTTATGGTTCTACTATGATTTTATTCTGATTTCCTTACCAAGAGAGAAAGAATAAATAATCTTTTCTTTAACCGTTTTGTCAAGTAACTGATTCAGTGCCCTCTCATAATAGCGTATTTGTTCTTGATACCGCCTTATGAGTTCTTCTTCTCCTAATTCACCCACTGCATCTGTTTTATAATCTACTAAAACAATTCCATCCTCTTCTTCAAAATAAACATCAATAATACCTTGTATTAATACTAAATCATCATTTTCGTAATCCTGTGAATTTGGACAACTGCACAAATTCGCGTGTGAAAAATCTTCGTTTTTGCTTAGTATGCTGGAGGCTTGTGCCTGCGTCGTCCGCACAAACTTCTGTGTACTTATCTCTCTTACTGGGATACCGATTACAAATGGTTGTTCTCGGTAGAGATATCCTTTTTGATAAGCAATCTGTATACGTTGATAAAGTTCTGACTCAAAAAAACGTGAAAGCCGCTCAAAATTAATACTCGATATAGATTCTTCCTGTATGAGACCACGATTTGCTAACTGAGAAACAAACTCCCTTAAGTTAAGCTTCGTTTTATTATCCGAAAAATCTATCAGTTCCAAAATCTTGTGATACAGATTTCCTCGTTCCGTTCCTCTTAGTTCTTTTTCCTCTTTTAAAAACTTAGGTATAGTAGGCTCTATTAACATTTGACTTTCCTCTTTTACCGGTGGGCTCGTCTCTATCAATTCCTCAACTTGAGGGTACTTTTCTGTCAATTCCTCATCTACTTGAGGCCACGTCTTTGTCAATTCATCCTTAACTTGAGTAAACGTCTCTGTCAATTCCTCATCTACCTGTTGGCTTAATTTTTTTAATTCACTTACCGTAGTTTTTATTGGTAGCATTGCCTCATGTTCATATGGATATCGGAAAGATAGTTTTGTTAAAAGGTCTTTTCTAGGCTGTTCTCCATCTGATTGTTCTCCATCTGATTGTTCTCCGTCTGATCGTTCTTCATCTGATCGTTCTTCATCTGATTGCTCATCCGATTCTTCCTCAAAGCTTTGAAGGAAATTATATGGATTTAATTCCTCTTGTTTATTCTTAATATCCGTCTGTTTTTCATATTCATCCTCCAACAAATCATTCGGTGTAAGCGTGATGACTCGGATTCTAGAATCATAAAGTGCTGCTGGACCAACAAAAGAAAAATAATCTTTCGCCATAGCCAATGTTTGAAACCGCAAAGGAGTAACTCCAGGTGTAGAATCTTGTCTCCATTTATCAAACACATCATTTGCATCATTTGCACTGCCAATCATAATTAGCTTTTCCTTGGCTCTCGTTAACGCAACATATAAGACCCTTAATTCTTCTCCTAGGTTATCAAGCACAATATTCTTTTTAATTACCTGTTTTAACAGAGTCGGACACTTTGTTCTAAGTTGATAATCAATGCATTCTGGTCCGATTCCGTAATCGGCATGAAGAACAATTTTTTCCCTTGCATCCATCGTATTAAATTGTTTTCCCATTCCAGCAAGTATTACCACCGGAAACTC is a window of Lachnoclostridium phytofermentans ISDg DNA encoding:
- the glmS gene encoding glutamine--fructose-6-phosphate transaminase (isomerizing); the encoded protein is MCGIIGFTGHLNSAEVLLKGLGELEYRGYDSAGIACFMDGGIRIIKSVGKVAALKEKVPAAFVSSCGIGHTRWATHGGVSEVNAHPHSCGKVTLIHNGIIENYHELEHELKLGGRQPSSQTDTEIAAMLIDSLYYGDAYQTIKAAVDKLEGAYAFCILFSDQPDVIYCIRKGSPLVACSTEQGSVVASDMVALLRYSKDYFILPEFHIAKLTKTSITLTDLNEERVEPEMLSVTWDMSAAQKNGFKHYMLKEIYEQPEAITRTIAPRIKKYTGEDSKKEYLLPDLTCDNIPDSLFSDINRIIITACGTAMHAGLMGKVLLERLLRIPVTVDIASEFRYQDPIMDRNTLVITVSQSGETADTLAALRLAHEMGAKTLSIVNVKGSAIARESDYVFYTHAGPEIAVASTKAYTAQLSAFYILAFRFAYAKGCLAKNEVSNYLQKLYDVVLSIEEVLKQADYFKKISKELIHTENLFFIGRGMDSALACEGSIKLKEITYIHSEAYAAGELKHGTLSLITEGIPVIALATQSNVLSKMVSNMKEVRARGAMVICITTKDAVIESSLYDFRIDIPATEDIFAPYAAAVALQMIAYYTSASRGLDVDQPRNLAKSVTVE
- a CDS encoding FlxA-like family protein, whose amino-acid sequence is MNIGATQGYSYSSSLAFGQNQYTNGLGIQESNKSKEERSSINAAELSFNKQGDSFLESLREQYKGYQEELNSLSANEEMTPEEKLAKRKEIQEQIDDIKSQIALRQQQLQQQEKENAQKEIEKRQRESASNNKDITEEEYRNQLHQKFLTEASNVMSEVGIHKRLKVKTEGELRVASIELKSSMARSGGASKSLTKNVSEAKKRLSQNDIKLSEKLGKLNELANAQKDELKNQEKDSKNSISLKEKLEETKVAKERMYRNNSEIEEKEEKRMDNRYDKHVNVLI
- a CDS encoding phospholipase D-like domain-containing protein yields the protein MQKFKNLSRKKKIRYGILSVLIFYLVYVIISVTIPFANPPKVSEEFKQSVNLNAFYSDTISVDRAAIVETSQDALDVRIHMINQAKEKIAISSFSIKHDRSCKEIASAVLAAANRGVKVQILVDGLTGNIDMGSDPIYYALGTQENVEIRYYNILNLLKPWTANGRLHDKYLIVDDSLLLLGGRNISNYFLGEYNTNVLSYDRDILVYNTAAKTSRNDESVLSQVWSYFETIWNDKMSEPVFDRVPRYKNNKVSKAYETLGSIYQDLKTSRPQLFTEVDYVPLTVPTNKVSLITNPIHIMAKEPHIWYQMAELMKNAEKRVYIQSPYAVLDSTMYQDMNEISNKVPDFRMLINSTAGGDNVMASSDYTFNKRKVIKTGVQIFEFQGEHSMHDKSILIDDDISIIGSFNVDMRSAYLDTEVMLVVHGTEFNKQLESYMYAMQDKSLPVHEDASYGTNGNVIPLKISTGKKMLYNITSAVFQLFRYLL
- the hslO gene encoding Hsp33 family molecular chaperone HslO, which gives rise to MNDYIIRATAANSQIRAFACISTEIVETARQAHNTSPVVTAALGRLLTGGAMMGSMMKGEKDLLTLKIACSGPIGGLTVTADAGANVKGYANQNVVNLPPSPKGKLDVGKALDIGVLSVIKDMGLKEPYVGQTDLVTGEIAEDLTYYFATSEQVPSSVALGVLMNRDNTVRCAGGFIIQLLPFAEEEVIEKLEKKIGEITSVTSMLDKGMTPEEILQELLGEFGLTILDKIPTKFTCNCTKERVEKAIVSIGKKDLQEMIDDEKPIEVNCHFCNTNYEFSVEELKDIITRSN
- a CDS encoding class I SAM-dependent DNA methyltransferase, whose product is MQAYTGFAEVYDTFMDNVPYEEWSEYLAGLLKEYGVKDGLVLELGCGTGSITRRLFERGYDMIGIDLSEDMLEIAREKDMDVGYSFDDILYLNQDMREFELYGTVSAVVSICDSMNYITKPEELKQVFRLVNNYLDPQGIFIFDMNTIHKYRDILGETTIAENREDCSFIWENFYHDKEAINQYDITIYKKTEIELEDEELESTTSLYERNLYQRWEETHYQRAYELEEIKALLIEAGMEYVAAYDAMTKNAPSEESERIYIIAREKKQENKFYL
- the xylB gene encoding xylulokinase, producing the protein MYYIGVDLGTSSVKLVLMKDNGEITKVVSKEYDLFFPKTGWSEQNPVDWYRQSVAGIKELISDIKNEEVAGISFGGQMHGLVILDSDDEVLRPAILWNDGRTGEECDYLNNVIGREKISRYTANMALTGFTAPKLLWVKKHEPDIFNRIAKIMLPKDYLAYRFTGVHCTDVSDASGMLLFDVEHKCWSDEMIEIVGIQKNQLANIYESYEVVGTLTSTAAEELGLTTEVKVIAGAGDNAAGAIGTGTIEHGMCSVSLGTSGTVFIASDNFAVDENNALHSFAHANGKYHFLGCMLCAASANKWWMEDVLKTKEFAKEQQEIGELGENEVYFLPYLMGERTPHNDPSARGAFVGMSMNTTRGDMTLAVLEGVTYALRDAVEIARSFGVTVERVRLIGGGAKSDLWCKLVANILDVTVEKLACEEGPGYGAAMLAAVGCGAYATVSEAADKLIRVTDTIHQEPALVEKYNKKYEVFRELYPALKPVYRML